The genomic region TCGGGTGGGTACATACGGGAGCTGTTTTCATAACCAAGGGGCAGCTCTGGCGGGTACTCGAGATCGCGGATGGCCGGCTGGTTGTTGAACCTGCCCGCAAAGTCCAGGGAGAGCTGCCTTCGTGGGAAGGCGAACAGATTCCGGTCCCGTTCCCGGTAGCGCAGGAAGTCGGCCGGATGCGGAGGACCCGGGGCATAGCGGAATATACAGACGATCCTCAGAACACCTTGTTTGCCACAAAATTTCTCATCGAGATGGACAAGAACCGGTCCCTGGTTCCTACCGACCAGCTCATCACGCTGGAGAATACAGACGATGGCGTTGTCTGCAATGTCTGTGCCGGCCATAAAGCCAATGAAGCGTTCGGCCGGGTCATCTCCATCCTCATATCAGCCCGGTACGGAACCACGGTCGGCCTCGAACTGGATGCCTACCGCATGCTCCTGCGCCTGCCCTCCGCCATCCGGGCTGCCGATGTCCGGGATCTCCTCTCGGATCTCGATCCCGCCCATATGCCCGGCGTCCTCCGTCTGGCGCTGAAAAGGACGGCCCTCTTCAAGTGGAAGCTGGTACAGATAGCCAAGAAATTCGGCGCCATCGATCCCGATGCGGATTACGAGAAGATCAGTATCCAGCGCCTGCTGGAGTTTTTCGATAATACGGTTGTTCAGAAGGAGGCGTACCGGGAATTGCTCCTGGAATACATGGATATATCGGCAGCTGCACTGCTCGTGGACCAGATCCGCGAGGGGCATATCCGGGTCGCCCTTGGCCCGCACTCACTGATCGGGGCCGGGGGACTCCTGTCATCCCGCGATCAGATCCCCCCGCCAACCGCGGATCAGGCCGTGCTTGCCACGCTGAAGCGGAGGCTCGACCAGGACGATGTCCTGCTCTGCTGCATGAACTGTAAAAATTACAAGAGCCGGACTGTTGTATCCCGGGTACCGGATCACCCCCGGTGCCCCAAATGCGGTGCACGATTGATTGCGGCCCTCAAGCCGTACGAGGAAGAGCAGTATGCGATCGTGCAGAAAGCCAAGAAAACCTCCGAAGAGCGTGTTGTCGAACAGCGGCTCATGAAAAATGCAAACATCGTCCTGTCGAGCGGGAAAAAAGCGGTCATCGCCCTTTCGGCCCGGGGCGTAGGTCCGGAGATCGCATCACGGATCCTTGCCACTCTTGCCGAAGACGATGCGTTCTACCGGGAGATCCTCAAGGCAGAGAGAAATTTCATCCAGACCCACCGGTACTGGTCATAAACGAAAAAAAATATTTTGTCACTTACATTATGCTCTCGAGCTTCTGCTCGAGGAAGTCAAGGCCTTTCTTGATATCTTCAAGATTCTTGCCGCCGGTTAAGATGATCTTGCCGCTTGAGAACAGGAGTGCAACGATCTTGGGGTCCTTGATCCGGTAAACAAGGCCGGGGAACTGTTCGGGTTCGTACTCGATGTTTTCGAGGTTGAGGGTGATGACGACCTTGTTGAGGTTGATGTACTTCCCGATATCGTACGAGCAGACAATATTGGTGATCGCAACCCGGGGCTCGTCGAATGTATCGACACCTGCCTCTTTTAATGATTTGATGATTATGCCGAGTCCGTCGTTTAACGCTTTCTTGTCCCGGATTCCTGTCAGCACGACTTTACCGGAAGAGAAGATCAGGGATGCAATTTTCGGATTCTCAATCCGGTAGACTGCGCCCGGGAACCGTTTCGTATTGAGTTCGCAGCTCTTGATCTTACCTGATACCATTGCAAGATCAATGGAATCGGCGATGACTCCTGATGCTACGATGTTCTCAATTTTTAATGAAGCGTACTTTTTATCAGCCATCCACTATACTATGCAGTCCTCTCAATCATAATACTAATGCACAATCTTTATGTCCACATCCATAACTCCCTTTCCGACGATAATCTACTATAAATGTATCGGCCGGAAACCGATCACGCGCTTTTTTGGAATCCTCAAAGGCTCCTGATGAAAAGACAGATTGAAGTGGGCCGGCACAAAACATTGTTCCTGATTGCATGAAGAAGAGCGGGAGCAGCACCAACAGTTACGAGAAGATGTGCGAATCATTCGCAATCGATGTCCCTGAGTATTACAACTTCGGGTTCGATGTGATCGATGCCTGGGCGAAAAAAGATCGCAACAAACTTGCGATGATCTGGGTAAACCAGCAGGGAGAGGAGAAGAAATACAGTTTCCTGGATTTTAAAAATCTCTCCAACCAGGCAGCAAACGTACTCCTGAAATATGGGATAAATAAAGGGGATCGAGTTCTGGTGATGCTCCCCCGCATCCCCGAGTGGTGGATCTTTGCAATAGCGCTCATCAAACTGGGTGCAGTGTTTGCACCCTGTCCCACCATGCTCACCTCCCGTGATATCAAGTACCGGATCAACAAGGGAAAGTTCCGGATGGTTATTACGGATCTGGAGAATGCCCAGAAAGTGGAGGAGATCTGCAATGAATGCCCTACCCTGACCTGCCGGTTCCTGGTGGATGGCGACCGGAAAGGCTGGGCAAGCTGGCCTTATGAACTCCTCTACCCGGCACCGGTCTCGCATCATGCCGTAAGTATTCCCGATGGCCAGAAGACCAAAAGCACGGATCCGATGCTGATCTATTTCACGTCAGGGACCACGGGGGAGCCCAAGATGGTCCTCCACGATCACAGCTACCCGCTTGGTCACATCATCACTGCACGGCTCTGGCAGGATCTCAAACATAACGACCTCCACTTCACCGTCTCCGATACCGGGTGGGCGAAATGCGCATGGGGAAAGATCTTCGGCCAGTGGATCGAAGGCGCCTGCATCTTTGTCTGCAATTTCACCGGCAAGTTCCAGGCAACCGAAGTGCTCCCGCTGCTGGACAAGTACCAGATCACCACCTTCTGTTGTCCCCCGACCATCTACCGGATGCTCATCCTTGCCGACCTGGACCGGTTCGATCTCTCCTCGCTGCGTCACTGCTGCAGTGCGGGCGAGCCCCTGAATCCCGAAGTCATCCGGGTGTGGAAAGAGGGCACGGGCCTGACCATCCATGAAGGCTATGGCCAGAGCGAGACCGTCTGCTGCGTTGCCCAGTTCCCCTGCATCGAACCCCGCCCGGGCTCCATGGGAAAACCATCCCCCGGCTGGACGGTGGAGATCCATGATGATGATGGAAAGCCGGTACCCCCCGGGGAAGAAGGCCGGCTGGCAATCCGGTGCGAGCCCCGGCCCCCGGG from uncultured Methanoregula sp. harbors:
- a CDS encoding AMP-binding protein; this encodes MKKSGSSTNSYEKMCESFAIDVPEYYNFGFDVIDAWAKKDRNKLAMIWVNQQGEEKKYSFLDFKNLSNQAANVLLKYGINKGDRVLVMLPRIPEWWIFAIALIKLGAVFAPCPTMLTSRDIKYRINKGKFRMVITDLENAQKVEEICNECPTLTCRFLVDGDRKGWASWPYELLYPAPVSHHAVSIPDGQKTKSTDPMLIYFTSGTTGEPKMVLHDHSYPLGHIITARLWQDLKHNDLHFTVSDTGWAKCAWGKIFGQWIEGACIFVCNFTGKFQATEVLPLLDKYQITTFCCPPTIYRMLILADLDRFDLSSLRHCCSAGEPLNPEVIRVWKEGTGLTIHEGYGQSETVCCVAQFPCIEPRPGSMGKPSPGWTVEIHDDDGKPVPPGEEGRLAIRCEPRPPGLIVEYVDNPEENKKSFVNGWYYTGDKVRSDDDGYFWFVGRDDDVIKSSGYRIGPFEVESALIEHPAVQEAAVVGSPDRIRGLIVKAFVVLNSGTEPSESLVRELKNYVKRTTAPYKYPREIEFVRDLPKTISGKIKRNELRAAEIKKYQDKN
- a CDS encoding TATA-box-binding protein; amino-acid sequence: MADKKYASLKIENIVASGVIADSIDLAMVSGKIKSCELNTKRFPGAVYRIENPKIASLIFSSGKVVLTGIRDKKALNDGLGIIIKSLKEAGVDTFDEPRVAITNIVCSYDIGKYINLNKVVITLNLENIEYEPEQFPGLVYRIKDPKIVALLFSSGKIILTGGKNLEDIKKGLDFLEQKLESIM